The following proteins are encoded in a genomic region of Tuberibacillus sp. Marseille-P3662:
- a CDS encoding ABC transporter substrate-binding protein, whose amino-acid sequence MVKKVKFLSIILAVVLALSACSSSNSSGSEGNGEGASTENSGDQKKVKIVYAGGKDVTSATAKTIKAFEESHPNITVEFREMPSDSGKQHDAYVTQLNAKSSKIDVFEMDVVWPAEFAQAGYTLPLDRFIKQDNINLDRYNQGALSAAKFNGKIWALPKFIDAGMMFYRTDFVKEVPQTWDQLIAKAKKLQGKKGMDYGYVMQAKQYEGLVTNAVEFIAAYGGQIIDENGNVVVNSPDTIQGLKKMVQVATSDFVPGNVTTFTEIESNIAFIEGESPFVRNWPYQWSTANNKEKSEIAGNVGVAPLPAGDAGHAAALGGWMAGINKYSEHKKAAWEFLKFMTGPKGQKIDAIYGGHAPTILSLYEDEEVIKANPYFKKGGFQKALESAVSRPVVPNYQEVSQIIQTNVSEAISGAATVKEAAKNMEKELKAAVGK is encoded by the coding sequence ATGGTTAAAAAAGTAAAATTCCTTTCAATTATTTTGGCAGTCGTATTAGCCCTTTCCGCTTGTAGCTCAAGCAATTCATCTGGGAGTGAAGGCAACGGGGAAGGCGCATCAACGGAAAACTCAGGTGATCAGAAAAAGGTCAAGATTGTTTATGCAGGTGGTAAAGATGTCACTTCAGCTACTGCCAAAACCATCAAGGCATTTGAAGAGTCTCACCCAAATATTACAGTAGAATTTCGGGAAATGCCTAGTGACAGCGGCAAACAGCATGATGCCTACGTCACGCAATTAAATGCCAAATCATCAAAGATTGATGTCTTTGAGATGGATGTTGTTTGGCCAGCTGAATTTGCACAGGCGGGTTATACGCTTCCACTCGATCGTTTTATTAAGCAAGATAATATCAATTTAGATCGATATAACCAAGGAGCATTATCCGCAGCTAAATTTAATGGGAAAATATGGGCGCTACCGAAATTTATCGATGCAGGGATGATGTTTTATCGCACAGACTTCGTAAAAGAAGTACCTCAGACGTGGGATCAACTCATCGCTAAGGCGAAAAAATTACAAGGTAAAAAGGGCATGGATTACGGCTATGTTATGCAAGCGAAGCAATATGAAGGGCTTGTAACTAATGCAGTGGAATTTATTGCAGCTTACGGCGGACAAATCATTGACGAAAACGGTAATGTCGTTGTTAACAGTCCGGATACGATACAAGGATTAAAGAAAATGGTTCAGGTCGCAACTTCCGATTTTGTACCTGGAAATGTAACGACCTTTACAGAGATTGAATCGAACATCGCGTTTATCGAAGGTGAATCACCATTTGTTCGTAACTGGCCATATCAATGGTCCACAGCTAATAATAAAGAGAAGTCAGAGATAGCCGGCAATGTCGGTGTTGCACCACTTCCTGCTGGAGACGCAGGTCATGCAGCAGCATTAGGTGGCTGGATGGCAGGCATCAACAAGTATTCTGAGCATAAGAAAGCTGCATGGGAGTTTTTGAAATTCATGACTGGGCCAAAAGGGCAGAAAATTGATGCCATTTACGGTGGTCATGCACCAACTATTCTGTCTTTATATGAGGATGAAGAGGTCATTAAGGCTAATCCATATTTCAAAAAGGGAGGATTTCAAAAGGCTTTAGAAAGTGCAGTATCACGTCCTGTTGTGCCAAATTATCAAGAGGTATCCCAAATTATCCAAACCAATGTTTCCGAAGCCATCTCTGGTGCAGCAACAGTCAAAGAGGCGGCCAAAAACATGGAAAAGGAACTCAAAGCAGCAGTAGGTAAATAA